The genomic interval CTCCATGTCCTTGGCTACCCCAGGGGCCGTCTCTACCTGTCCGTCCTACACAGGTCCCTGCCGCTTTGTTGGGCTGAGATCTGGGCTGTCTCCCTTCGGCCCTGCCTGGCCACCTGCTCCGTTAACCTTTCCCCAGGGCTTTGCTCTACCCCAGCCCCGCCTAACCTCTTTGTCACAAAAGTCACAGCGTGTCCGTGTGCTTGGGTCGCCGTTACAGAGTACCAGCTGTCCCCTGGGATGGAGGGCCCACCCTCCTTGCACGTCCTTGTTTTAAGTAGTTAGAGCAGCAGTGCCACTGTGTCCCGTGGAGGCCACATTTGGGGCACTGACCATGGGGACTTCAGCATGGCTGGGGACACGGTCCAGTCCCCACTCATGTTGGGAGGCTGGCACAGGCGCCATGTCCCTTGTGTGCTGCTTGGCCTGTATGGGTGACGGTGCCTTCACAGGTGGGGAGACGGAGGCCAGGGGGGTGACTAGCTGGCCAGGTGGCAGCCGGGTGACAAAGTGGGCATGGAACCCTGTAGTCCTTTCAGAGACCCCCCATCGCTGTTCCTGTTGCTCTCTGGTAACAAAGCTGTCACCATGTCCTTTCCTCCGTCCCCATAGAATATTTGTAACACACTTCACCCTTTTAGCGACTGCGAGTGGCTGTTGTGCTTGAACCACCATCTCCTCTTCAGGCCGTGTGGCCCGCGCTGGCCGAAGTGGCACAGCCTACTCCCTGGTGGCCCCAGACGAGGTTCCCTACCTGCTGGACCTGCACCTGTTCCTGGGCCGCTCCCTGGCCCTGGCGCCACCCCACCAGGAGCCTTCAGGTGAGGGGAGGCCGGGGCAGCACGGAGGGTCCGTGGTCCATGGTGCATGTAGGTGGGCGCCCTGTGCTGGCCTTGGGAGGCGGCAGGCTGGATCTGACCCCAGGAGAGGACCGCACCTGACCCCCAGTGCTCGCAGAGCCGCGGTCAGTGCGTCAGTAATGGCGGCCGCTCTGCTGGGACTTCATCTACACACACAGCAGTCGCCTCCGGCCCGTGCTGGTTCCTGTTCTGGCGCAGTCAAGTCTGCTGTGGCAGCTGCTCTAACAGTGACCGCTGGAGGGCCTGGGGGGGCGCGCAGGGCCTGGGCAGGTGGGCCACCAGCTTGCCCCTCAGCGTACCCTGTGGGTTGGCAGGTGCTGCGGGCACCGACGGCGTTCTGGGCAGGGTGCCGCAGAGTGTGGTGGACGACGAGGACTGCGGCCTGAGGAGCACCCTGGAGGCGTCCCTGGAGCTGCGGAGCCTGGGCCGCGTGGCAGACAACGCCCAGCAGCAGTACGTGCGCTCGCGGCCAGCACCGTCGCCCGAGTCCATCAAGAGGGCCAAGGAGCTGGACGTGGCGGGGCTGGGCCTGCACCCCCTCTTCAGTGAGTCCCGCCCCGGAGGTGAGGGGGGCACGGCAGGCGGCAGCCCAGCCCCGCAGCCTGGTCCTCAAGCCCTCTCCCTGATAGGTGCGCGCTTCGAGGAGGGGGAGCTGCAGCGGCTGAGGCTGGTGGATGGCATCAGGAGCTACCGCGCACGCTCAGTGAGTGAGGGGGGCGGGGCACGCAGGTCCTGCCAGGACCAGGATCACTGGCCCCTGGGAGACCCTGCGGCAGGGTCCATCTGCGCTTGGGGTTTCCCAGCCCTCAGCCCTGGCTGGTCGGCTCCCAGAGACGCCCTCAGTCCGGACCCTGCTAGGCCACTGCAGGCCCTGTGGGGCAGCTGCGTCCCCCACCTCCAGAGGTGACTGAGGCTCACAGTGGGAGTGATGGGCCCTTGGCCTACTCCCGCCTAGACGCTCGCCTTCCCCAGcccacctcccttcctcccccttgcTTTCCCTGGACACCCCACCTTGTGTACCTGGAGTGGGGTGCACAAAAGCAGGGAAGGTGGCAGGCGGCCTGCCAGCCAGCAGCACACAGAGCTGCAGAGTGCCCGTGGGGCGCACCGACTTGGGGTCTAGATGGACTGGGGTTGACAGCCAAGCTTTGGCTTtccctagctgtgtgacctggggcaagttactcacctgccctgggcctcctCTCTCACTGTGAAATGCAGTTAACCAGGGTGCCTATCTAGCCACCGGGAGGGATGTCCACAGAGGGCTCACCCAGCTGGCGAGAGTGGGTAGGGGGCCCATAGGCAACCGACTTGGTGTCCCCTGCACAGACCATCTTTGAGATCAATGCCTCCAGCCGGGACCTGAGTAGCCAGGTGATGCGTGCCAAGCGGCAAAAGGACCGCAAAGCCATAGCCAGCTTCCAGCAGGGACGAAAAGAGCGTCAGGAACATCAGAAAGGTCTGGCTGGCCCCTCCCAGCGCTGCCCTGCACCTCAGGAGCAGCCCGAGAAGGAAGAGGAGGTCGAGGGAGAGGATGTAGAGGTACGGGCGCCATCTGGggccctggagctggggctgggggaggggtggtgatGTCCCAGCAGCCCACAGGGCTGTCCTTGGGGCTTTGGGCCCTCCTTGGGGGGGCGCCCATCTCTGTCCTCTAAAGCCCGGGGCCCAGGCTCAGCGTCTGCAGAGCACAATCACTTGGGGGTCGGGGGTCAGACATGTCAGACCCAGCAGTGAGGCCTTGGGCCTCCACGCCCGAGGGAGGACAGACCAGAGGGAGGGCGCCACTGCCCGGTCGGAGGAGCGGGAGGGCCCAGGGCTTGTGGTGAGCAGCCACCGCGCCTGCCCTAGCCCTGAGGCGCTGTGGGTGGGTCATCGTGGGTTCCAGGCTGAGGCTCAGGCAGGTTGGAAGGGGCAGAGGAGGGATGTGGGCAGCAGCCAGGTGATAGGAGCAGCATCAGATAGTGACCTCTGAAAGGCAGCTGGAGGATCATGACGGGTCCTGAAGTGTCCCACTTGCCTGGCAGAAGGTCCCTGGATGGTGACAGcacctgtttctctctctggtcCCGCTGGTGGAGGGTTTGGTAGGCACAGGCATAGCTGAAGGCCCCAGTGAGTCCTTGTGTGGAACAAGCCCCGGCGCAGAGACAGTTTGGGGGCCAAGCTGGGACTAGAATGAGGGTCTCAGAGTTGGCACGCTGCCTCCTCATCCGTCCTGCCTCTGATGGCCAAGGCAGGGGTTATGCTGTTCGTGCAGATGGGGAAATGGGTTCCACGGGAGACCTGTTCACCAGCTAATGAATGGGAAAgccatgctgggcacagtggcccatgacTGTAggcccagcagcttgggagtctgaggcaggaggatcaattcAAAGCCAGCGACTTGGTGAGGTTCCCAGcgacttaaggagaccctgtctcaaaataaaaaataaaaaggacttaggatgtggctcggtggtgaagcacctctgcattccatccccagtacccccaaaatgGGAAAGCCAGATTTGTAAAGCCCCTGGAAGCTCTGGACCCTGAGCTCTGGCTGGGCAGTGGATGTGGAGAGCCATAGTGGCTCCCCAGGGGCCACAGTGGTGACGCTGGGCCTCCTGCCTGCAGCATGTCTTCACAGAGGTCGTGGGCCAGAAGCGGCAGAGGCCAGCACCTCACGGAGGAGCCAAGAGACGGAGGGCGGAGGCCCAGCAGCGGGACCAGGAGTTCTACGTCCCCTACCGGCCCAAGGACTTCGACAGCGAGCGGGGGTGAGTGGCCAGCTGGGTCTTGGGTGGGCACCGGGACCCTCTGGGCCACGCCATCCCCCCTTACCTTGCACACCCTCCTTTCAGGCTGAGTGTCGGTGGGATTGGGGGAGCCTTCGAGCAGCAGGTGGCTGGTGCCGTCCTGGACCTGATGGGGGACGAAGCGCAGAACCTGACCAGAGGCCAGCAGCAGCTCAAGTGGTGAGTGCAAGTGGGCGTGCCCACTGGGGGGCCTGTCTGCTGGGGGCTCCTGTCTGTGCCCCTTCCTTGCCTGCTTGCCGGTGATCTGGTCGCACACTGCAGGGTTCTTCTTGCCAGCTCTCCTGACAGGCTTATGACCAGTTTTGCTCATGAGGTCTCTCAGTGCCACTCTACCTGGGTCACAAAGCCAGGAACTGGTAGGTGGGGACTGGAACCTTCCAGGAGGACCCCAACCCCCACTGCAGTGCCGATGCCAGTCCTCTGACCCCCCAACCCCCTTTGAGACCTGGGCTGCCAGGGAAAGGTGAGGTGAGGTGGGCAGAGCACCTTCTGGGCCCTGGGCGTGGCAGCACTGCTTTCCTTTGATGGCCCAGGGCCCATGCAGGGGTCCCAGTGAGGGAACAGGCCCCACAGGGAACCTGGGCATCCCAGGCCATCTCCCTCATGGCAGCCCCACTAACTCCTCTACCAGGGACCGGAAGAAGAAGCGGTTTGTGGGACAGTCAGGACAGGAGGACAAAAAGAAGATCAAGACCGAGAGCGGCCGCTACATCAGCAGCTCCTACAAGCGGGACCTGTATCcagaggggcggggcggggcgggctgCTTCCTTGGGGGCCTCCTGTGCCAGGGGCCTGTACCTGCTGGGGCggggccaggggagggaggggccaggggaggggaggggcgggtcGGGCTGCTTTTTCAGGGGGTCTCCTGTGCCAAGGGCCTATACTTGCTGGGGGCCAGGCCAAGGGTGGAGAAGGGCCAGGGTAGGGGCTGCTTCCTGGAGGCCTCCTGTGCCAGGGACCTGTACCTGCTGGGGCGGGGCCACATGGTTTTGCGCCCCGGCTTCTATAAGCGGGGCTTGTGTCCGCTGTAGTGGGCAGTAGGGTACCATGTGAAGTTTCCTTAACATGCCTTCCCAGCTACCAAAAGtggaaacagaaacagaaaattgatGATCGTGACTCAGAGGAAGAAGGGACATTTTATGGGCGAGGTCCAGCCCGAAGAGGTGGGAAGCGAGGGCGTGGCCAAGGTGAGTAGCAGGGTGGGGAAGGTGAGCACGCTGGTGGACAGAGCAGGTGTGGTCACGTTAGGGAAAAGCAGCACAGAGAGGAGCCCCAGGTGGGCACTGCCAAGGCCTCGGAGCTCCCACTCCCCACTCACCAACAAGACCCTGTCCCCAGGCTGGCTGATTGTGGGGCTCAAAACCACTGCCCCTGTGAAGTCCTTCAGTGGACTTGACCTGGGCTCCCCCAGTCACTAGCACCTGCTGACAGGCACTGAAAGAGCTGTGCCGCTCGGTGCCTGTCCCTGATCTGCCCACCTCAGGGGGAGGTGCTGGGATGGCCATGGCACGGCCATCTCGCCTGCACCAACCTCAGCTGCTGGAGGTTGGACCTGGGGGAGCGAGCGCGGGGAGATTGTCTTGGACGCTGGCAGGACTGGGGTTCTCTGGCAACACTGTAGAGTTCTTTTTACAAGAGCTGACGGTCAGGAGGCTGCTTTGATCCAGGGAGGAGGCGGTGTGGGGAGGTTGGGAGATGTCCCTGGAAATGAGGGCTGGCGAGTATACCCCTGGGCCACCTGGGGCTTGGTTGATTTGATCCACCTTAGATGAGATCAGAAGCCACTCCATCTGCCAGAGGCTTTAGTGACCACAGACTCTGGCATGATCCAGCATGGAGCAGTCCCTGGGGCAGACCcctgtgtgcaaggccctggggcagTCCGAGGAGCAGAGAGGCCACTGCCTGCCCTCCGACCCCACTCAGTCCTCCTCATGCTCTGAAGGGATTCATCTGCAGCTGGGCCCCTTCTAACCCTGCCCCCAAACACTGCGGGTTAGCCTACTGTTAGGGAGGTACAGGCTATGTCCTCGACATGTCACACATGACCTGTGGGGCTAGGAGACAGTGCCTACTTTATAAACAGGGAAACGGGGGTGAGGACAGGGACTGAACGCAGGCTGCCCAGCTGCCTGCCACCCTCCACCTGGATCCAGCCCTGGGGAGAGGGGAACTTGGCACCATGTCCCAGGCTCCCTTGGGTGGCCTTAGCCTCTACTTATCTCTGCAGCCCGGTGGGGCTGGCCGCTGCCTGCCCTCTGTGCCTGGGGCTGCCAGGGCCTGCCTGTCTCCTACCCGGGCCGCAGGCCCACTCCTCTGGTGTCCTCCTGCCAGCGCtgcctcctctgtctcctcccccctctctccgGCTGCCTTTgactctcctctttccctctcccttctcacCTGGTTAAGTACCCACTGCATACCAGCCACTGGGGGCCACAGCATTGAGCAGGGCAGGGACGGGGCAGGGAGGAGCTGCTCAGCCCCCGATTATGTCCTGGCAGGTGCATCCCAGCCCCGTGCCCCAGGTGCCCCCACAGGCCACGTACGCTCCGAGCTCAAGACCAAGCAGCAGATCCTGAAGCAGAGACGCCGGGCCCAGAAGATGCGCTTCTTGCAGCGCGGGGGCCTCAAGCAGCTCTCTGCTCGCAACCGCCGCCGGGTCCGGGAGCTACAGCAGGGCGCCTTTGGCCGGGGTGCCCCCTCCAGGAAGGGCAAGATGAGGAAGAGGATGTAAGGACCAGGACTCAGCCCGAAGCCTGGCCCCAGTGTGGACACGAGCAGTCATTTCCCACGCGCTACTGGGGGGCTGCCTGCAGGAGCTTGTGCCCTGTGGGAAGGAAGTGCCTCCCGCCACAGGGGCAGCCCCTGCCTCTACCAAGGGACACTGGAGTTAGGCCTTGGAGCCTGTGTAGGAGTTCGCCAGCAAAGCCAGACAGGCAGGACCCAACGTGGCAACTGagtcactgctgctgctgctgtgagtTCTGGGTTCAGAGGTCATGGTCACATGGTCCCAGCCCTGAGTGCCTCAGGCTCAGTGATGGTTTTCAACATGATAAACCTTTATTGAGTACCTCTGCTCGACCTGAGAGTAGAGTTTTCTTGGGGAGTTAGAAGGGGGAGACACTGAGTACCTTTCGCGACCTGAGTGTAGAGTCTTCTTGGGGAGACGAGGGGGAGACACAGGTCGCGCAGCTAATGTGGCAGTTGAGAGTGTTTGTGTACGCCCCATGTGATGCCACCTGGGTCCCCTGAGGGTGCTCTATTGGCTCAGAGGGGAGTCAGCTGCCTGTGTGGGCTCAGGACAGGCGAGCTGGGGCCACAAGGCCAGCTGCTGCCCTCTGGCTGTGAGAGGTCAGAGCCATCCTGCTTCTGTCCTGCTCAGAGCTCCTGTCACCCTGTT from Urocitellus parryii isolate mUroPar1 chromosome 3, mUroPar1.hap1, whole genome shotgun sequence carries:
- the Ddx54 gene encoding ATP-dependent RNA helicase DDX54, which gives rise to MAAGKRAAAGPRSPAAMAQWRKKKGLRRRRGAASQARDSDSEDGEFEIRAEDDARAGKLGPGRPLPTFPTSECTSDVEPDTREMVRAQNKKKKKSGGFQSMGLSYPVFKGIMKKGYKVPTPIQRKTIPVILDGKDVVAMARTGSGKTACFLLPMFERLKARSAQTGARALILSPTRELALQTMKFTKELGKFTGLKTALILGGDKMEDQFAALHENPDIIIATPGRLVHVAVEMSLKLQSVEYVVFDEADRLFEMGFAEQLQEIIGRLPGGHQTVLFSATLPKLLVEFARAGLTEPVLIRLDVDAKLNEQLKTSFLLVREDTKAAVLLHLLRNVVRPQDQTVVFVATKHHAEYLTELLTAQRVSCAHIYSALDQTARKINLARFTHGKCSALIVTDLAARGLDIPLLDNVINYSFPAKGKLFLHRVGRVARAGRSGTAYSLVAPDEVPYLLDLHLFLGRSLALAPPHQEPSGAAGTDGVLGRVPQSVVDDEDCGLRSTLEASLELRSLGRVADNAQQQYVRSRPAPSPESIKRAKELDVAGLGLHPLFSARFEEGELQRLRLVDGIRSYRARSTIFEINASSRDLSSQVMRAKRQKDRKAIASFQQGRKERQEHQKGLAGPSQRCPAPQEQPEKEEEVEGEDVEHVFTEVVGQKRQRPAPHGGAKRRRAEAQQRDQEFYVPYRPKDFDSERGLSVGGIGGAFEQQVAGAVLDLMGDEAQNLTRGQQQLKWDRKKKRFVGQSGQEDKKKIKTESGRYISSSYKRDLYQKWKQKQKIDDRDSEEEGTFYGRGPARRGGKRGRGQGASQPRAPGAPTGHVRSELKTKQQILKQRRRAQKMRFLQRGGLKQLSARNRRRVRELQQGAFGRGAPSRKGKMRKRM